Proteins encoded together in one Rossellomorea sp. y25 window:
- the helD gene encoding RNA polymerase recycling motor HelD, which translates to MNLEIRQEQERVDRVIETIVEQIGRLEDETGRRQEEVVEIRKHFWDEVKVNTDTFDDFLETVLSLRQQAQVLTVSQSTHRQAVKKLSALQRMKGKPYFGRIDFTEEGESESEKVYIGIATLTDQSGEDFLVYDWRAPISSVYYDYPPGPAEYITPGGIIEGTLEKKWQYLIRDGVIESMFDTSLTIGDEILQEVLGKRTDTHMNSIVATIQKKQNQIIRHDYGRLLIVQGAAGSGKTSAALQRIAYLLYKYRGSLKADQIILFSPNAMFNSYVSNVLPELGEENMEQVTFQEYLDHRLSAEFELEGPYSQLEYVLTETGAPSYRTRTASISFKASTDFFDVIKLYRTSLEESGMRFKGIKFRGQPIVTANQIKERFYTSDTSLRFHNRLEKLTEWINQQIDEAEKLERSKPWVEEEIELMSNEDYHKAHQHLQKKNPSNDYEIEYDALARLTVRRRFKGLRKRINRFQYVDVRGMYLQLFADPTNISTLWKGEIPEEWEDICRSTVNMLEEGELSYEDATPFLLLKELILGFQTNTSIKHVLIDEAQDYSPFQFEFIKRLFPSAKMTVLGDFNQAIFAHAREHVDFSTLTGLYGQGETTMINLTQSYRSTKPIIEFTRRLVPGGDQISPFDREGDKPVLTRVTDHDELHSRIAAKIEEWKDRDYHSIAVICKSARESEAAYASLRGVEGIKLMKSASLEYEQGVIVIPAYLAKGIEFDAVILYDASASSYGDDSLSRLFYTACTRAMHELQLFSVGEPSPFFEHIKADLYSSESF; encoded by the coding sequence ATGAATCTTGAAATTCGGCAGGAGCAGGAACGTGTGGACCGTGTCATTGAGACAATTGTGGAGCAAATCGGTCGTCTGGAGGATGAAACCGGACGACGACAAGAGGAAGTGGTGGAGATCCGTAAACACTTCTGGGATGAGGTCAAGGTGAATACGGATACGTTCGATGATTTTCTGGAAACCGTCCTCAGTTTGAGGCAGCAGGCACAAGTGTTGACCGTCAGTCAAAGCACTCACAGGCAGGCAGTAAAAAAATTATCCGCTCTACAACGCATGAAGGGTAAGCCTTATTTCGGACGGATTGATTTTACCGAAGAAGGAGAATCGGAGTCGGAAAAGGTCTATATCGGCATTGCCACTCTCACAGATCAAAGTGGCGAGGACTTCCTGGTCTATGATTGGCGCGCTCCGATCTCGAGCGTTTACTATGATTATCCGCCAGGTCCCGCTGAATACATCACACCCGGTGGGATAATCGAAGGGACACTGGAGAAAAAATGGCAGTATCTCATCCGGGATGGCGTCATCGAATCCATGTTTGATACCAGCCTGACGATTGGGGATGAAATTTTGCAGGAGGTATTGGGGAAGCGGACCGATACCCATATGAACAGCATCGTGGCGACCATCCAGAAGAAGCAGAATCAAATCATCAGGCACGATTACGGCCGGCTGCTCATTGTTCAAGGTGCAGCGGGCAGCGGGAAAACATCGGCCGCCCTTCAGCGGATTGCTTATTTACTTTATAAGTATCGGGGCAGTCTCAAGGCTGATCAAATCATTCTGTTCTCCCCGAACGCCATGTTCAACAGCTACGTATCGAACGTACTGCCAGAGCTTGGTGAAGAGAATATGGAGCAGGTGACCTTTCAGGAATATCTGGACCATCGGTTGAGTGCGGAGTTCGAATTGGAGGGACCATACAGTCAATTGGAATACGTCCTGACTGAAACGGGTGCCCCCTCGTACCGGACCAGGACGGCGAGTATTTCCTTCAAGGCATCGACGGATTTCTTTGATGTCATTAAATTATACAGAACGTCACTGGAGGAATCCGGGATGCGATTCAAAGGAATCAAGTTCCGGGGACAGCCGATCGTCACAGCAAATCAAATCAAGGAACGATTTTATACCAGTGATACGTCATTGCGTTTCCATAACAGGCTGGAGAAATTGACCGAGTGGATCAATCAACAGATCGATGAAGCAGAGAAGCTTGAACGGAGCAAGCCTTGGGTCGAAGAAGAAATCGAGCTGATGAGCAATGAGGACTATCACAAAGCGCATCAGCACCTGCAGAAGAAAAATCCGTCTAATGATTATGAGATCGAGTATGATGCGCTGGCCAGATTGACCGTTCGCAGGAGATTCAAGGGACTGCGCAAGCGAATCAATAGGTTTCAATATGTGGACGTGAGAGGAATGTATCTTCAGCTTTTTGCTGATCCTACGAACATCTCCACCTTATGGAAGGGTGAGATCCCGGAAGAGTGGGAGGATATTTGCCGTTCGACAGTGAACATGCTCGAGGAAGGGGAACTGTCCTACGAGGATGCGACTCCTTTTTTACTGTTGAAAGAGCTGATTCTTGGCTTTCAGACCAATACGTCGATTAAGCATGTGCTCATCGACGAAGCTCAGGACTACTCACCTTTTCAATTCGAATTCATCAAGCGTCTGTTTCCTTCAGCCAAGATGACCGTGCTTGGCGACTTTAATCAGGCCATCTTTGCCCATGCACGTGAGCACGTGGATTTCAGCACATTGACCGGACTCTATGGACAGGGTGAGACCACAATGATTAACCTGACTCAAAGCTACAGGTCCACCAAGCCGATCATCGAGTTCACACGCCGGCTTGTGCCTGGCGGCGACCAAATCTCCCCATTTGACCGGGAAGGGGATAAACCGGTGCTCACCCGGGTCACTGATCACGATGAACTTCACAGCCGAATTGCAGCGAAAATAGAAGAATGGAAGGACCGGGACTATCACTCCATTGCCGTCATATGTAAATCTGCGAGAGAAAGTGAAGCCGCATACGCCTCCTTAAGGGGTGTGGAAGGCATCAAGCTCATGAAAAGCGCTTCTCTTGAATACGAACAGGGCGTGATCGTCATCCCGGCATACCTAGCAAAAGGAATCGAATTTGACGCCGTCATCCTTTATGACGCATCTGCCAGCTCGTATGGTGACGATAGCCTCAGCCGCTTATTCTACACGGCCTGCACAAGAGCCATGCACGAGCTGCAGCTATTCAGCGTAGGTGAACCGAGTCCATTCTTTGAGCATATAAAAGCGGACCTTTATAGTAGCGAATCGTTTTAA
- a CDS encoding DMT family transporter translates to MKEKVNGKPVYLYMGLLFCVICWGSNFIFGAILVHYFKPMEIAFLRLIFITLFLLIVFYKPIRQFSSLKSMVIPLLFIGFIGVTLNHWSFYASLTTASPVTAALILATAPICTSLINSVVFKERKSPFFWMWSLFSFFGVLLVIMKKGAIVIGMGEGYIFLTMLTFSVFMILVERYARHLSSILLTFYSTMVGLILMTVFLPFSDVTFLRSVPFSIWMLLFFTAIIMHGICPLIWNHCISEIGSTNTSLLLNIEPFVAMVVGYIVLKESVSTMQMIGAITILISVTMALHSNRMGQRDSHLVPTNSNTL, encoded by the coding sequence ATGAAAGAAAAGGTAAATGGAAAGCCCGTGTATCTCTACATGGGCCTCCTTTTTTGTGTCATTTGCTGGGGAAGTAATTTTATTTTCGGTGCGATTTTAGTGCACTATTTCAAGCCGATGGAAATCGCTTTTTTACGGCTTATTTTTATTACTCTGTTCCTGCTTATAGTATTCTACAAGCCAATTAGACAATTTTCTTCGTTGAAATCCATGGTCATCCCGCTGCTCTTCATCGGTTTCATTGGCGTGACCTTGAATCACTGGAGCTTCTATGCCAGCTTGACCACGGCATCACCCGTAACGGCTGCCTTGATCCTGGCTACGGCACCCATTTGTACATCCCTTATCAATTCGGTTGTATTTAAGGAACGCAAAAGTCCGTTTTTCTGGATGTGGAGCCTTTTCAGCTTTTTCGGCGTGCTCCTGGTCATCATGAAGAAAGGGGCCATAGTGATCGGTATGGGAGAAGGGTATATCTTCCTCACGATGCTTACATTTTCCGTGTTCATGATTCTTGTGGAACGATATGCAAGGCACCTTTCTTCTATTCTATTGACCTTTTATTCGACCATGGTGGGGTTGATCTTGATGACCGTGTTTTTGCCATTCTCCGACGTTACTTTTCTGAGGTCCGTCCCCTTCAGCATTTGGATGCTGCTTTTTTTTACAGCGATCATCATGCATGGGATATGCCCGCTTATTTGGAACCATTGCATTTCAGAAATCGGCTCTACAAATACATCCCTGCTCCTGAACATTGAACCGTTTGTGGCAATGGTGGTCGGATACATTGTGTTGAAAGAGTCGGTAAGCACTATGCAAATGATCGGGGCAATCACTATACTAATAAGCGTCACAATGGCTCTCCATTCCAATCGAATGGGACAGAGGGACAGTCACCTTGTCCCGACAAACTCAAATACACTATGA
- a CDS encoding kinase — translation MENHDDLRGIISAIPSQGRTILGIDGLSRSGKTTFVEQLNEILKKEGIAYHIFHIDDHIVERNQRYHTGSEEWYEYFHLQWDVQWLSENFFERLTHDKQLNLPFYDSHMDNHDWKTVTLPKTGLIIVEGVFLQRKEWKGFYHHIIFLDCPREKRFMREAETTKQNLEKFEKRYWKAEDYYMDTFCPVDSADIVLKT, via the coding sequence TTGGAAAACCACGATGATTTAAGGGGAATCATTTCGGCCATTCCATCTCAGGGCAGAACCATTTTAGGAATAGACGGCCTAAGCCGATCCGGAAAAACAACTTTCGTGGAACAACTTAATGAAATCCTGAAAAAAGAAGGGATTGCCTATCATATCTTCCACATCGATGACCACATCGTCGAACGCAATCAACGGTATCATACTGGATCGGAAGAATGGTATGAATATTTCCATTTACAATGGGACGTTCAGTGGTTAAGTGAAAACTTCTTTGAAAGACTGACGCATGACAAGCAACTCAACCTTCCATTTTACGACTCTCACATGGATAACCACGATTGGAAAACGGTTACGCTTCCTAAAACAGGACTCATCATCGTGGAGGGTGTTTTCCTCCAGAGGAAGGAATGGAAAGGCTTTTATCACCACATCATTTTCCTGGATTGCCCCCGGGAAAAGAGATTTATGCGGGAAGCTGAAACGACTAAACAGAATCTTGAAAAATTTGAAAAGAGATATTGGAAGGCGGAGGACTATTATATGGATACCTTTTGTCCAGTGGATAGTGCTGATATTGTTTTGAAGACTTGA
- a CDS encoding D-serine ammonia-lyase, translating to MMEQTYGLRPALLSDLKVMKETFWSNSSLKSCFNSETNSVDGNDIYEAEKRLLRFAPYIQHVFPETEEKNGIIESPIKSLPHMQQELEKYYQTTIPGKLLLKCDNELPIAGSIKARGGIYEVLKLAETLLLKHDMIQLTDDYSMLADPSFKEFFSQYSIAVGSTGNLALSIGTIGAALGFNVTVHMSREAKEWKKVLLREKGVTVIEHRNDFSYAVEEGRKQCVKDSNCFFIDDENSKDLFMGYAVAALRLRKQFKEEGIKVDRDHPLVVYLPCGVGGGPGGVTYGLKHVFGDHVHCYFAEPTNSPCMLLGLSTGKHENISVQDLGLSNRTEADGLAVGRPSALAGRVVQELVNGVYTVKDENLFKMLALLHKSESISLEPSALAGMLGPTSEQIRKHLESLSLTNNQLNHATHLVWATGGNLVPAPIMESYVAKGRGLL from the coding sequence ATGATGGAACAAACATACGGGCTAAGACCGGCTTTACTTTCCGATCTAAAAGTAATGAAAGAGACCTTTTGGTCAAACTCTTCACTAAAATCCTGCTTCAATTCTGAAACAAATTCTGTAGACGGAAATGATATCTATGAAGCTGAAAAGAGGCTTCTGCGATTTGCTCCATACATACAACATGTATTTCCTGAAACAGAAGAGAAGAATGGAATCATTGAATCACCTATTAAATCACTGCCGCATATGCAGCAAGAACTGGAAAAGTATTATCAAACCACCATACCTGGAAAGCTACTTTTGAAATGTGACAATGAGCTGCCCATTGCCGGATCCATTAAAGCCAGGGGAGGCATCTACGAAGTTCTGAAACTTGCAGAAACACTCTTGCTAAAACACGATATGATTCAATTGACCGATGACTATTCCATGTTAGCCGATCCCTCGTTCAAGGAGTTCTTTTCACAATACTCCATTGCGGTAGGGTCGACGGGAAACTTAGCCTTAAGTATCGGGACCATTGGTGCAGCTCTTGGTTTCAATGTGACGGTCCATATGTCGCGTGAAGCGAAAGAATGGAAAAAGGTACTTCTCAGAGAAAAAGGAGTAACGGTGATCGAGCATCGTAACGATTTCTCCTATGCCGTTGAAGAGGGGCGAAAGCAATGTGTGAAGGACTCGAATTGTTTCTTCATAGATGATGAAAATTCGAAGGATCTTTTCATGGGCTATGCAGTCGCTGCGCTGCGGTTACGAAAGCAGTTTAAAGAAGAGGGGATAAAGGTTGACAGGGACCATCCATTGGTCGTGTATTTGCCATGCGGTGTTGGAGGCGGCCCTGGAGGAGTGACGTACGGATTAAAGCATGTATTTGGTGATCATGTTCATTGTTACTTTGCCGAACCAACCAATTCTCCCTGTATGCTTCTTGGGCTATCGACTGGAAAACACGAAAATATTTCAGTCCAGGATTTAGGATTAAGCAATCGGACAGAAGCCGATGGCCTGGCGGTTGGACGCCCCTCAGCATTAGCAGGAAGGGTGGTGCAGGAACTGGTGAACGGCGTGTATACAGTGAAGGATGAAAACTTATTTAAAATGCTGGCTCTTTTACATAAATCAGAGTCCATTTCTTTGGAGCCTTCCGCACTTGCGGGGATGCTGGGCCCAACCTCCGAGCAAATACGGAAGCATCTTGAATCGCTTTCATTAACTAATAATCAATTGAATCATGCGACTCATCTAGTGTGGGCGACTGGTGGGAACTTGGTGCCTGCACCGATTATGGAAAGCTATGTTGCAAAGGGGAGGGGTTTACTATAA
- a CDS encoding SDR family oxidoreductase, translating to MTNLKGKVAIVTGASRSKGIGAATCRTLASAGADIFFTHWSAFDEASGNGVENEFPETFCEELKQMGVRAFHMEVDLSDKASPLRIMDRVEETLGTPCILVNNATFESPADFRTLNRDILDKHYHVNNSGTLMLTMEFARRYEIAFPERKDGRIIHMVSKGPDPNNLAYIASKGMLIAITEPLSVGLAPIGITVNSIDPGPTDSGWINEELREHLLPMFPMGRLGEPEDAAKLIRFLASDDSGWITGQLIKSEGGFLGK from the coding sequence ATGACCAATCTAAAAGGAAAAGTAGCGATCGTGACAGGAGCAAGTCGTTCAAAAGGAATAGGGGCAGCGACTTGCCGAACACTTGCCAGCGCCGGGGCTGATATCTTTTTTACCCATTGGAGCGCGTTTGATGAGGCTAGTGGAAATGGAGTAGAGAATGAGTTTCCGGAAACCTTTTGTGAAGAATTAAAGCAAATGGGCGTACGTGCCTTTCATATGGAAGTTGACCTGAGTGATAAAGCATCACCGCTTCGAATAATGGATCGAGTGGAAGAGACATTGGGAACACCATGTATTCTAGTAAACAATGCGACATTCGAATCACCTGCCGATTTTCGGACGTTGAATAGAGACATTCTGGATAAGCATTACCATGTGAACAACAGCGGGACGCTCATGCTGACCATGGAGTTTGCGAGGCGATATGAAATAGCCTTTCCTGAAAGAAAAGACGGGCGGATCATCCATATGGTGTCTAAGGGTCCGGATCCCAACAACCTGGCCTATATCGCATCAAAAGGTATGTTGATTGCCATCACTGAGCCATTATCCGTTGGCCTCGCGCCAATCGGTATCACCGTTAATTCGATTGATCCAGGTCCGACTGATTCAGGGTGGATCAATGAAGAGTTAAGGGAACACTTACTACCAATGTTTCCAATGGGACGATTAGGTGAACCTGAGGATGCAGCGAAGTTGATACGATTTCTAGCCAGTGATGATTCCGGATGGATCACCGGGCAGCTGATAAAATCAGAGGGTGGATTTTTGGGTAAGTAG
- a CDS encoding amidohydrolase, translating to MMIWLKNVKLEVGNIENGGMTETKTELFHLGVKEGKIVQQLPHTQSIPETADVIYDIKGHLAIPTFNEMHNHLDKTYLTLGWKATKPVKNLKERLQFEAEELTELAPTTKQRAKRMIDEILSNGSTHIRTHVNIDPYIGLKNLEGVIEVLEEYKHAVTADIIAFPQHGLLRGSVPTLMREAMRNGATMVGGLDPAGIDRSIEKSLYETMNIATEFNADVDIHLHDSGHVGTYTIDKWIDMVEESNWQNRTAISHAFCIGEVPEVKQVELAERLRDNGVAIMSTIPLTKSLPPIKLLDDHGVKVHLGCDGFYDSWSPLGHGDVLEKVYKYGQVTRKSDEVSLRDSLKWITGGTTALTKTGEYKWPKVEDDASFIFVDAASSAEVVARRPKRLAVMNKGKVVYGSLWSTHELVK from the coding sequence TTGATGATCTGGCTGAAAAATGTGAAGCTTGAAGTAGGAAACATAGAAAATGGAGGCATGACAGAAACGAAAACAGAGCTTTTTCACCTCGGGGTCAAGGAAGGGAAAATCGTTCAACAGCTGCCTCATACACAGTCCATACCCGAGACTGCTGATGTGATCTATGATATAAAAGGTCACTTGGCCATTCCGACCTTTAACGAAATGCATAACCATTTGGACAAAACGTATCTAACGCTTGGATGGAAAGCGACGAAGCCCGTTAAAAACCTGAAAGAAAGATTGCAGTTTGAAGCAGAGGAGCTGACAGAACTCGCACCAACGACTAAACAAAGAGCGAAACGGATGATTGACGAAATCCTTTCAAACGGTTCAACGCATATCCGCACTCACGTAAACATTGATCCATACATTGGATTGAAGAACCTCGAGGGTGTCATCGAGGTATTGGAAGAGTATAAGCATGCGGTGACTGCGGATATCATTGCCTTCCCGCAGCACGGATTATTAAGAGGTTCCGTGCCGACATTGATGAGGGAAGCGATGAGAAATGGAGCCACCATGGTTGGCGGCCTCGACCCTGCAGGAATCGATCGCTCAATTGAAAAATCACTCTATGAAACGATGAATATTGCAACGGAGTTCAATGCGGATGTAGACATCCATCTGCACGACAGCGGGCATGTGGGGACCTACACGATCGATAAGTGGATCGATATGGTGGAAGAGTCGAATTGGCAGAACCGGACAGCCATCAGTCATGCCTTCTGTATCGGGGAGGTGCCGGAAGTGAAACAGGTTGAACTGGCAGAGAGGTTAAGAGATAACGGAGTGGCAATCATGTCGACCATTCCTTTGACAAAGTCCCTTCCGCCAATCAAGCTCCTGGACGATCATGGAGTGAAGGTCCATCTTGGGTGTGATGGATTCTATGACTCCTGGAGTCCGCTTGGTCACGGGGACGTGTTAGAGAAAGTGTATAAATACGGCCAGGTGACAAGAAAAAGCGATGAAGTATCCTTAAGGGACAGTCTGAAGTGGATAACTGGCGGAACAACGGCATTGACGAAAACAGGTGAATACAAGTGGCCGAAAGTGGAAGATGATGCAAGCTTTATTTTCGTTGACGCCGCTTCATCAGCGGAAGTCGTTGCCAGAAGACCGAAACGACTGGCCGTGATGAACAAAGGGAAAGTGGTATATGGGTCTCTCTGGAGTACCCATGAGCTGGTGAAATGA
- a CDS encoding MFS transporter, which translates to MKRIHYSWIILTISFFSIIVAGIVRSSSGVFIEPFESEFGWDRSVISLAFAVGLFLYGISGPFMAALIEVLGLKKIMIISMGTLLSGTLLTLVMNQPWQLILIWGIIIGLGSSLFLTVLSPYIANRWFVKRRGLAVGILTASTATGQLILLPILAIIIENYTWRGAISLIIILSVTMFLIIAFFMKSSPKDIGIEPYGDEDGLQEKEGDSRKNPILIAFNGLFLAVKAKEFWLLAGSFFICGLSTSGLIGTHFVSYCLSYGISLVTAASLLSFMGIFDLFGTTLSGWLSDRFDNRWLLFWYYALRGGSLVLLPFALSEGSVTLLIIFSVFYGLDWIATVPPTINISRQIFGVAKSGVIYGWIFAAHQAGAAVAAFGGGIIFNLFNSYTWAFFLAGIFCVLASLFVVLIKKEGRTSNSLS; encoded by the coding sequence ATGAAACGAATTCATTACAGCTGGATAATATTAACCATTTCCTTCTTCTCGATTATCGTAGCCGGAATTGTCCGCTCTTCTTCAGGAGTCTTCATCGAACCTTTCGAGAGCGAGTTCGGATGGGACCGATCTGTCATTTCTCTTGCGTTTGCTGTGGGTCTCTTTTTATATGGGATTTCCGGTCCGTTTATGGCAGCGTTAATTGAAGTGCTCGGTTTAAAGAAGATCATGATTATCTCCATGGGAACATTATTGTCGGGAACGTTGCTTACTTTGGTGATGAATCAACCATGGCAGCTCATTTTGATTTGGGGGATAATTATCGGGTTAGGTTCTTCTCTTTTCCTAACAGTCTTAAGCCCTTATATCGCAAATCGCTGGTTTGTAAAACGCAGGGGCCTTGCAGTTGGAATACTAACGGCAAGTACCGCCACGGGGCAGTTGATCTTACTTCCGATCTTAGCAATCATTATAGAAAACTATACATGGCGAGGGGCCATCAGCCTCATCATCATTCTTAGCGTCACCATGTTTCTCATCATTGCTTTCTTTATGAAAAGCTCACCCAAAGATATCGGCATCGAGCCCTATGGCGATGAAGACGGGCTTCAAGAAAAGGAGGGCGACTCCAGGAAGAATCCAATTCTGATCGCGTTCAACGGGTTATTTCTCGCGGTAAAAGCAAAGGAATTCTGGTTACTGGCAGGGAGCTTCTTTATATGTGGTCTTTCCACCAGTGGATTAATTGGGACTCATTTTGTTTCCTACTGTTTAAGCTATGGGATCTCTTTGGTGACGGCTGCCTCACTACTATCTTTCATGGGGATATTCGACCTTTTCGGTACCACATTATCCGGCTGGCTTTCGGACCGCTTCGATAACCGCTGGCTGCTGTTTTGGTATTATGCCTTAAGAGGAGGTTCTTTGGTCTTACTTCCCTTTGCTTTGTCTGAAGGGTCTGTTACTTTGCTCATCATCTTCTCCGTATTTTACGGACTGGATTGGATTGCGACCGTACCGCCTACCATTAATATTTCAAGGCAGATCTTCGGGGTTGCAAAAAGCGGGGTCATTTATGGGTGGATATTTGCCGCTCATCAGGCTGGTGCTGCCGTTGCGGCGTTTGGCGGCGGGATCATTTTCAACCTGTTCAACTCCTATACTTGGGCATTCTTCCTCGCAGGAATATTCTGCGTACTGGCCAGTTTGTTTGTGGTCTTGATCAAAAAAGAGGGACGGACCTCTAATTCCCTTTCATAA
- a CDS encoding TetR/AcrR family transcriptional regulator: MSPRKAVAQELTKEMVMAAARELFRKKGYQQVSMRQIASQLGYSHGSLYYHFKNKAELFYAMIETDFKLLDQWLGDVMGQEMDNEGKLRGILLAFIRFGLSHKSQYEMMFLLADEEVKSCVNKGPNESYEKFAKALIHLSDQEITIQQTWSIFLALHGFVSHYCRCDETYEEVENLAHLHVNFILKSIG; this comes from the coding sequence ATGTCACCCAGAAAAGCAGTAGCACAGGAGCTCACGAAGGAAATGGTAATGGCAGCGGCACGGGAGCTTTTTCGGAAGAAGGGTTATCAGCAGGTGTCCATGAGGCAGATTGCGTCCCAGCTTGGATACAGTCACGGCTCCCTCTACTACCATTTCAAGAATAAAGCAGAATTGTTCTATGCCATGATCGAAACCGATTTTAAACTGTTGGATCAATGGCTGGGTGATGTGATGGGTCAAGAAATGGATAACGAAGGGAAATTGAGGGGGATTCTTCTCGCATTCATTCGATTCGGCCTGAGTCATAAAAGCCAGTATGAAATGATGTTCCTGCTTGCGGATGAGGAAGTCAAAAGCTGCGTAAACAAAGGACCGAACGAATCATATGAAAAATTCGCTAAAGCCCTTATTCATCTAAGCGACCAAGAGATCACCATCCAACAGACGTGGTCGATTTTCCTGGCACTACACGGGTTTGTCAGTCATTACTGCCGTTGTGATGAAACCTATGAAGAAGTTGAGAACCTGGCACACTTGCACGTGAATTTTATCCTGAAATCAATAGGATAA
- a CDS encoding nucleoside 2-deoxyribosyltransferase, giving the protein MKFYVASSFQNIDQVRDVCERLKRTGYTHTYDWTQNSRTSTVEELRRIGEKEKQAIIESDVILVLLPGGKGSHVELGIALGLNKKVILYSPNNEISDFAQTTTFYHLSEVEVCTGSVDELLEYATTAKSHFKG; this is encoded by the coding sequence ATGAAGTTTTATGTTGCATCAAGCTTTCAAAATATCGATCAAGTACGAGACGTCTGTGAACGTTTGAAAAGAACAGGGTATACCCATACATATGATTGGACTCAAAATAGCAGGACTTCCACAGTTGAAGAGTTAAGAAGGATCGGTGAAAAAGAAAAGCAGGCCATCATCGAATCCGATGTGATCCTTGTGTTGTTGCCTGGGGGAAAAGGGAGTCATGTTGAACTGGGAATAGCTCTTGGGCTGAATAAAAAAGTAATTTTATATTCTCCTAACAATGAAATAAGTGACTTTGCACAGACAACGACTTTTTATCATTTGTCAGAGGTTGAAGTATGTACGGGAAGCGTGGATGAACTATTAGAGTATGCAACTACAGCGAAAAGTCATTTTAAAGGGTGA
- a CDS encoding DMT family transporter yields the protein MKSSFMTYTTLFLAVFALSTSAIFVKLADAPATITAFYRMLFAALLLLQFLVSSKSNRKELSTLTKKQWGLGLLSGVFLATHYVLWFESLHYTSVASSTVIVTLQPLFAMVGGYFLFKERYRLGALIGCLVAIVGSFVIAWQDFQISGEALFGDILAFIAAGVITAYFFVGQHIRKKLSLIPYTIIGYASSSLFLWIFALTQDVSFRDYSSQTWWYFLLLALVSTIFGQTVFNWLLKWLSTTVISMGILGETIGTCLLAYFILGEVISLQQGIGIALILIGLALFLLLQRQNVKIADDKRKQLD from the coding sequence TTGAAATCATCATTCATGACATACACAACATTGTTCCTGGCCGTATTTGCTCTATCCACTTCAGCCATCTTTGTCAAATTGGCAGATGCTCCTGCCACGATCACTGCATTCTACCGCATGCTTTTTGCAGCACTCCTTCTGCTGCAATTCTTAGTATCAAGTAAATCGAACCGGAAAGAATTATCTACCCTTACCAAGAAACAGTGGGGACTCGGGTTATTGTCAGGAGTCTTTCTGGCGACGCATTATGTCTTATGGTTCGAATCCTTACACTATACCTCAGTGGCAAGTTCGACGGTAATCGTCACATTGCAGCCGCTCTTTGCCATGGTGGGAGGCTATTTTCTATTTAAAGAGCGATACCGCTTGGGAGCCCTGATCGGCTGTCTGGTTGCGATCGTCGGAAGCTTCGTAATTGCGTGGCAGGATTTTCAAATCAGTGGAGAAGCATTATTCGGCGACATCCTTGCCTTTATTGCAGCGGGGGTCATCACAGCCTATTTCTTTGTCGGCCAGCATATCCGTAAAAAGCTGTCCCTCATTCCGTATACGATCATCGGGTATGCCAGCAGTTCACTGTTCTTATGGATCTTTGCATTGACACAGGACGTTTCTTTCAGGGATTATTCCTCACAGACATGGTGGTACTTCCTTCTATTAGCCTTGGTTTCAACGATCTTTGGACAAACAGTGTTTAATTGGCTGTTGAAATGGCTGAGCACAACCGTGATTTCTATGGGGATCCTCGGGGAAACGATTGGAACCTGCTTACTCGCTTATTTCATTTTGGGAGAAGTGATCTCACTGCAACAAGGTATCGGAATCGCTCTGATCCTGATCGGCCTGGCCTTGTTTTTGCTGCTTCAGCGACAAAACGTTAAGATTGCAGATGATAAACGAAAGCAACTGGATTGA